The sequence below is a genomic window from Plasmodium reichenowi strain SY57 chromosome Unknown, whole genome shotgun sequence.
gaataccaaaaaattttttgaaGAATTCTTTTTATTGTGTTTGTGAAAATGATGAGGAGTGCACagaaaatttaataatgaatataaaaaatgagaacaaattaaaaaattatattttaattttacgtgattatgaaaatttgtgtaatgataaaatatttaattgtATTCAGAATGTACATAACtcaaattttaaaatagaAGATAGcgaaaaaatatttgaagTACCATCGCGTGTAGAAACAAATGAAGtacttaaaaaaataagtgcaaatatagaaaaaatttatagtaatatgttaaaaaatgatgttttaatacttttatcttttaataataattatttagCTGAAGAAAAAGTAAAAGAAACATATTTCTTAGCAAAAGATATTTTCTATTCTAATGCTGATATGGAAGAAaagataaataatataaaagataaaattaattcgcttcaaaaaattattaataaaaaaaaaaataataatgaagtTATTAATTATGCATTTTATGAATTC
It includes:
- a CDS encoding exoribonuclease, putative gives rise to the protein FFQMSEFDSNEFSTFYEALPTFFNKDNFVQVKNSILCEEDICYKYEKSLCIFDSKNKYIEERIPKNFLKNSFYCVCENDEECTENLIMNIKNENKLKNYILILRDYENLCNDKIFNCIQNVHNSNFKIEDSEKIFEVPSRVETNEVLKKISANIEKIYSNMLKNDVLILLSFNNNYLAEEKVKETYFLAKDIFYSNADMEEKINNIKDKINSLQKIINKKKNNNEVINYAFYEFQDLLLNYDKFVLNYLIENKNNDKNIYIINSLTNLKNILNINSKKKEFNGWFSLLLKN